A window from Nocardioides mesophilus encodes these proteins:
- a CDS encoding long-chain-fatty-acid--CoA ligase, whose product MLNLSVLLEDSARRHPDRDAVVLGETRLSYAQVDAMSSQVANLLVSRGIVPGDKVALSCPNLPYFPVIYNGILKAGAVVVPLNVLLKGREIAYHLADADAKAYFCFQGTPDLPMGTDGKAGFDQAEGCEHFFLVMADPSAEASIEGVETLGRALAGQAPSFESVVTAETDTAVILYTSGTTGQPKGAELSHSNLVLNALTSNRLFGTDATRHERHLVTLPLFHSFGSSVQMNAGFSIGATLVLLPRFDAAQAVALLEKEEITFFAGVPTMWWGLLGALTDDVDVTKIAGNLRTAVSGGASLPVEIISQVQKRFGVTILEGYGLSETSPVATFSDPERDPRPGSIGIPIWGVECKLIDPEWNEVNASGEDEDAVGEIAIRGHNIMKGYYKRPEATAESIRDGWFRSGDLARRDREGFYYIVDRAKDMIIRGGFNVYPREVEEVLMTHEDVSLAAVVGVPHESHGEEIKAFVILKEGAGTTGEELVAWCKEQMAAYKYPRIIEVTDSLPMTATGKILKRELV is encoded by the coding sequence ATGCTCAACCTGTCCGTGCTTCTCGAAGACAGTGCCCGCCGCCACCCCGACCGTGACGCCGTGGTGCTCGGTGAGACCCGGCTGTCCTACGCGCAGGTGGACGCGATGTCCTCCCAGGTGGCGAACCTGCTGGTCTCCCGCGGGATCGTGCCGGGCGACAAGGTGGCGCTGTCGTGCCCGAACCTGCCCTACTTCCCGGTGATCTACAACGGGATCCTCAAGGCGGGTGCGGTCGTCGTGCCGCTCAACGTGCTGCTCAAGGGCCGCGAGATCGCCTACCACCTCGCGGACGCCGACGCGAAGGCGTACTTCTGCTTCCAGGGCACCCCGGACCTGCCGATGGGCACCGACGGCAAGGCGGGCTTCGACCAGGCCGAGGGCTGCGAGCACTTCTTCCTGGTGATGGCCGACCCGTCGGCGGAGGCCTCGATCGAGGGTGTCGAGACGCTCGGCCGGGCCCTCGCCGGGCAGGCGCCGTCCTTCGAGTCGGTGGTGACCGCCGAGACCGACACCGCGGTGATCCTCTACACCAGCGGCACCACCGGCCAGCCGAAGGGCGCCGAGCTCTCCCACTCGAACCTGGTGCTCAACGCGCTGACCTCGAACCGGCTCTTCGGCACCGACGCCACCCGGCACGAACGGCACCTGGTCACGCTGCCGCTGTTCCACTCCTTCGGCTCGAGCGTGCAGATGAACGCCGGCTTCTCGATCGGGGCGACCCTGGTGCTGCTGCCGCGCTTCGACGCCGCGCAGGCGGTGGCGCTGCTGGAGAAGGAGGAGATCACCTTCTTCGCCGGCGTGCCGACGATGTGGTGGGGGCTGCTCGGCGCGCTCACCGACGACGTCGACGTCACGAAGATCGCCGGGAACCTGCGCACCGCGGTCTCCGGCGGCGCGTCGCTGCCGGTGGAGATCATCAGCCAGGTCCAGAAGCGGTTCGGGGTGACCATCCTGGAGGGCTACGGGCTCTCCGAGACCTCGCCGGTGGCCACCTTCAGCGACCCGGAGCGGGACCCGCGGCCCGGGTCGATCGGGATCCCGATCTGGGGCGTGGAGTGCAAGCTCATCGACCCGGAGTGGAACGAGGTCAACGCCTCCGGTGAGGACGAGGACGCGGTCGGCGAGATCGCGATCCGCGGGCACAACATCATGAAGGGCTACTACAAGCGTCCGGAGGCGACCGCCGAGTCGATCCGGGACGGCTGGTTCCGCTCCGGGGACCTGGCGCGGCGCGACCGGGAGGGCTTCTACTACATCGTCGACCGGGCCAAGGACATGATCATCCGCGGCGGCTTCAACGTGTACCCCCGCGAGGTCGAGGAGGTGCTGATGACCCACGAGGACGTCTCGCTGGCCGCGGTCGTCGGTGTCCCGCACGAGAGCCACGGCGAGGAGATCAAGGCGTTCGTCATCCTCAAGGAGGGCGCCGGCACCACCGGGGAGGAGCTGGTGGCCTGGTGCAAGGAGCAGATGGCCGCCTACAAGTACCCCCGGATCATCGAGGTCACCGACTCGCTGCCGATGACCGCGACCGGCAAGATCCTCAAGCGCGAGCTGGTCTGA
- a CDS encoding MFS transporter, which produces MRATLATRTGPAARGSIGERRLPAGERCFGLGGGGDAGPVTDVRPEDRSAQGPSPDEPDPRRWRILAVTLVIGFMALLDVTIVNVALPSIRQGLGASAGAVQWIISGYALTFGLTLVSGGRLGDTYGRRRMMLIGLTGFVISSAAVGLAPNEELVVAARLVQGVAAGLLTPQNSGLIQELFRGPERGRAFGYFGLTVSVSAATGPVLGGLIISALGDDLGWRAIFLVNVPIGVLALFFIARLVPGPTVSVEEQRASRLDLVGAALLGGAVLSILLPLISGMEAASPVLALLVLAPVFLVAFARWERRLVARGEQPLLDVSLLRRAPGYASGIAVGTLYFTGFTGVFLVLSVYLQDGLGYSALATGLLLTPFALGSALTATPAGRLVSRIGRKVTVLAVSVVIVGLLLVALLTPDQGDRLMWPLLVAPLLLAGLGGGGVVSPNFTLTLAEVPPSMGGAAGGALQTGQRIGSALGAALLMTAYQVTLGHTDDTGTALRVALGSALVLLALTLVLAVRDLRLDSQRDLG; this is translated from the coding sequence ATGCGCGCCACCCTAGCGACCCGCACCGGGCCCGCCGCCCGCGGCTCGATCGGTGAGCGGCGGCTGCCGGCCGGTGAGCGGTGCTTCGGGCTTGGAGGCGGCGGGGATGCTGGACCGGTGACCGACGTACGCCCCGAGGACCGTTCCGCGCAGGGCCCGTCGCCGGACGAGCCGGACCCGCGTCGCTGGCGGATCCTCGCGGTCACCCTGGTGATCGGCTTCATGGCGCTGCTCGACGTGACGATCGTGAACGTGGCGCTGCCCTCGATCCGGCAGGGGCTCGGCGCCTCCGCGGGCGCGGTGCAGTGGATCATCTCCGGCTACGCGCTGACCTTCGGCCTGACCCTGGTCTCCGGCGGCCGGCTCGGCGACACCTACGGCCGGCGGCGGATGATGCTGATCGGGCTGACCGGCTTCGTCATCTCCAGCGCCGCGGTCGGGCTGGCCCCCAACGAGGAGCTCGTGGTCGCCGCCCGGCTGGTCCAGGGCGTGGCCGCCGGGCTGCTCACCCCGCAGAACTCCGGGCTGATCCAGGAGCTGTTCCGCGGCCCCGAGCGCGGCCGCGCCTTCGGGTACTTCGGGCTCACCGTCTCGGTGTCCGCGGCCACCGGGCCCGTCCTCGGCGGCCTGATCATCTCCGCGCTCGGCGACGACCTGGGCTGGCGGGCGATCTTCCTGGTCAACGTGCCGATCGGGGTGCTCGCGCTGTTCTTCATCGCCCGGCTGGTGCCGGGACCGACCGTCTCGGTGGAGGAGCAGCGGGCGTCCCGGCTCGACCTGGTCGGCGCGGCCCTGCTCGGCGGCGCGGTGCTCAGCATCCTGCTACCGCTGATCAGCGGCATGGAGGCCGCCTCGCCGGTCCTCGCCCTGCTGGTGCTCGCGCCGGTGTTCCTGGTGGCCTTCGCGCGCTGGGAGCGGCGGCTCGTCGCCCGCGGCGAGCAGCCGCTGCTCGACGTCAGCCTGCTGCGCCGGGCGCCGGGCTACGCCTCCGGGATCGCCGTCGGCACGCTGTACTTCACCGGGTTCACCGGGGTGTTCCTGGTGCTCTCGGTCTACCTCCAGGACGGGCTGGGCTACAGCGCGCTGGCCACCGGGCTGCTGCTGACGCCGTTCGCGCTCGGCTCCGCGCTGACCGCGACCCCGGCCGGCCGGCTGGTCTCCCGCATCGGCCGCAAGGTCACCGTGCTGGCGGTCAGCGTCGTGATCGTCGGCCTGCTCCTCGTCGCGCTGCTGACCCCCGACCAGGGCGACCGGCTGATGTGGCCGCTGCTGGTGGCGCCACTGCTGCTCGCCGGCCTCGGCGGCGGCGGCGTGGTCTCCCCGAACTTCACGCTCACCCTGGCCGAGGTGCCGCCGAGCATGGGCGGAGCCGCGGGGGGTGCGCTGCAGACCGGCCAGCGGATCGGCTCGGCACTCGGCGCGGCGCTGCTGATGACGGCGTACCAGGTCACGCTCGGCCACACCGACGACACCGGCACGGCGCTGCGGGTGGCGCTCGGCTCGGCGCTGGTGCTGCTGGCGCTCACCCTGGTGCTGGCAGTGCGGGACCTGCGCCTCGACAGCCAGCGCGACCTCGGCTGA
- a CDS encoding cupin domain-containing protein — protein sequence MSEPVRVIRAGELEPADPTPGMQRTRAFERPELWAGRVETAPGAVSGWHHHDRNETSLYVVSGVLRLEFEGGEGYVDAAAGDFVHVPAFTVHRESNPTDEPSVAVIARAGGGTPTVNVDPPRS from the coding sequence GTGAGCGAACCCGTCCGCGTCATCCGAGCCGGCGAGCTGGAGCCGGCCGATCCCACCCCAGGCATGCAGCGCACCCGTGCCTTCGAGCGGCCCGAGCTGTGGGCCGGCCGCGTCGAGACCGCGCCGGGCGCCGTGTCCGGCTGGCACCACCACGACCGCAACGAGACCAGCCTGTACGTCGTCTCCGGCGTGCTGCGGCTCGAGTTCGAGGGCGGCGAGGGGTACGTCGACGCGGCCGCCGGCGACTTCGTGCACGTACCGGCGTTCACGGTGCACCGGGAGAGCAACCCCACCGACGAGCCGTCGGTCGCGGTGATCGCGCGCGCCGGTGGCGGCACGCCGACCGTCAACGTGGACCCGCCCCGCTCCTGA
- a CDS encoding acylphosphatase, which produces MSRELIARRLRIHGLVQGVGFRFYCQREAHRLGVTGWVRNENDGTVAACFEGPPSAVEALVEWCRHGPGHAAVDRVDVHDDVPSGADRFQVG; this is translated from the coding sequence ATGTCCCGAGAGCTGATCGCCCGCCGCCTGAGGATCCACGGGCTGGTGCAAGGGGTCGGCTTCCGGTTCTACTGCCAGCGGGAGGCGCACCGGCTGGGCGTGACCGGCTGGGTCCGCAACGAGAACGACGGCACGGTGGCCGCCTGCTTCGAGGGTCCGCCGTCCGCCGTCGAGGCGCTGGTCGAGTGGTGCCGTCACGGACCGGGCCACGCCGCCGTGGACCGGGTGGACGTGCACGACGACGTACCGTCCGGGGCGGATCGCTTCCAGGTCGGCTGA
- a CDS encoding GNAT family N-acetyltransferase, whose protein sequence is MSTPRLVPISSDHVPGIEQLLTDPDALRFTPIPDPPPAGFAREWFERYQAGEADGTRRMWAVLDEDETFLGLGVAPRIDTMTRTVELGYMILPEARGRGVATSVLRQLTDWALGEQGMLRIQLLISAGNHGSKGVAARCGYLYEGTMRSTHLKQDRRDDTDLWSLLPTDPRPNG, encoded by the coding sequence GTGAGCACGCCGCGCCTGGTCCCGATCTCCAGCGACCACGTTCCCGGGATCGAGCAGTTGCTCACAGACCCGGACGCCCTGCGGTTCACCCCGATCCCGGACCCGCCGCCCGCCGGCTTCGCGCGTGAGTGGTTCGAGCGCTATCAGGCCGGCGAGGCCGACGGAACGCGTCGCATGTGGGCGGTGCTCGACGAGGACGAGACCTTCCTCGGTCTCGGTGTGGCGCCCAGGATCGACACGATGACCCGCACCGTCGAGCTCGGCTACATGATCCTGCCCGAGGCGCGTGGTCGTGGCGTCGCGACCTCCGTCCTGCGGCAGCTGACCGACTGGGCGCTCGGCGAGCAGGGGATGTTGCGCATCCAGCTGTTGATCAGCGCCGGCAACCATGGCTCGAAGGGGGTCGCCGCGCGCTGCGGTTACCTGTACGAGGGGACGATGCGCTCGACGCACCTCAAGCAGGACCGGCGAGATGACACCGACCTGTGGTCACTGCTCCCGACGGATCCGCGGCCGAACGGCTGA
- the purD gene encoding phosphoribosylamine--glycine ligase, which yields MKALVVGAGGREHALALALSRDPSVEEVHAAPGNPGIAAVATLHEVDALDGAAVSALARDLGVDLVVVGPEAPLVAGVADAVRAAGIACFGPSRAAAALEGSKAFAKEVMAAAGVPTARAHVCTTAAQVAAALDDFGAPYVVKDDGLAAGKGVVVTSDRDEALAHAAGCGRVLVEEYLDGPEVSLFAITDGRTVLPMLPAQDFKRALDGDAGPNTGGMGAYTPLPWAPADLVAEVTEKVLAPTVEEMARRGTPFAGLLYAGLALTSRGTRVVEFNARFGDPETQPLLALLDSPVGELLRAAAEGRLDEVGPLRWREGAAVAVVLAAHDYPAAPRTGDRIEGIAAAEALDGVDVLQAGTALRDGALVTAGGRVLAVTATGSSVAEARARAYDGVARIRIDGAHHRTDIAAGI from the coding sequence GTGAAGGCGCTGGTCGTCGGGGCCGGCGGCCGGGAGCACGCGCTGGCCCTGGCGCTCTCGCGCGACCCCTCGGTCGAGGAGGTGCACGCGGCCCCGGGCAACCCCGGGATCGCCGCGGTCGCGACCCTGCACGAGGTCGACGCGCTCGACGGCGCCGCGGTCAGCGCGCTCGCCCGCGACCTCGGCGTCGACCTGGTCGTGGTCGGGCCGGAGGCGCCGCTCGTGGCCGGGGTGGCCGACGCCGTACGCGCCGCCGGGATCGCCTGCTTCGGCCCCTCCCGCGCGGCGGCCGCGCTCGAGGGCTCCAAGGCGTTCGCCAAGGAGGTGATGGCCGCCGCCGGCGTACCCACCGCCCGGGCGCACGTGTGCACCACCGCGGCCCAGGTCGCGGCCGCCCTCGACGACTTCGGGGCGCCGTACGTCGTGAAGGACGACGGCCTCGCCGCCGGCAAGGGCGTCGTGGTGACCTCGGACCGCGACGAGGCGCTGGCGCACGCGGCCGGCTGCGGGCGGGTGCTGGTGGAGGAGTACCTCGACGGCCCGGAGGTCTCGCTGTTCGCGATCACCGACGGCCGCACGGTGCTGCCGATGCTGCCGGCCCAGGACTTCAAGCGGGCCCTCGACGGCGACGCCGGGCCGAACACCGGCGGCATGGGCGCCTACACGCCGCTGCCCTGGGCGCCGGCCGACCTGGTCGCGGAGGTCACCGAGAAGGTGCTGGCGCCGACCGTCGAGGAGATGGCCCGCCGCGGCACCCCGTTCGCCGGCCTGCTGTACGCCGGCCTCGCGCTGACCTCGCGCGGCACCCGGGTGGTGGAGTTCAACGCCCGCTTCGGCGACCCCGAGACCCAGCCGCTGCTCGCGCTGCTCGACTCCCCGGTCGGGGAGCTGCTGCGGGCGGCCGCCGAGGGCCGGCTCGACGAGGTCGGGCCGCTGCGGTGGCGCGAGGGGGCCGCGGTGGCCGTCGTGCTGGCCGCCCACGACTACCCGGCCGCACCGCGCACCGGGGACCGGATCGAGGGCATCGCGGCAGCCGAGGCGCTCGACGGCGTCGACGTGCTGCAGGCCGGCACGGCGCTCCGCGACGGGGCGCTCGTCACCGCCGGCGGCCGGGTCCTCGCGGTCACCGCCACCGGCTCCTCCGTCGCCGAGGCACGGGCCCGCGCGTACGACGGGGTCGCGCGGATCCGCATCGACGGCGCCCACCACCGCACCGACATCGCAGCTGGGATCTGA
- a CDS encoding adenylosuccinate synthase produces MPAIVVLGAQWGDEGKGKATDLLGSSPLDYCVRTSGGNNAGHTIVVNGEKFDTHLLPSTILNPDCVPVIANGVVVDPAALFSEIDGFAARGVHVDNLVVSANAHLITSYHTTLDKVTERFLGKNLIGTTGRGIGPTYADKISRSGIRVADLFDEKILRQKIEAALDFKNQVLAKVYNRRAIDADQVVEELLSFVDRLRPMVADTSLLLNRALDDGKTVLFEGAQATMLDVDHGTYPFVTSSSPVSGGVCTGAGVGPTRIDRVIGVIKAYTTRVGSGPFPTELHDEDGEKLRTVGGEFGVTTGRPRRCGWYDAVIARYAARVNGLTEFCLTKLDVLGDWERIPVCVGYEIDGVRHDEMPMTQSEFHHAKPVYEFFDGWNSDISGARSFEDLPKNAQIYVRALEEMSGAPFWAVGVGPSREQTVVLR; encoded by the coding sequence ATGCCCGCCATCGTGGTGCTCGGTGCCCAGTGGGGCGACGAGGGGAAGGGCAAGGCGACCGACCTGCTCGGCTCCTCCCCCCTCGATTATTGCGTGAGGACGTCAGGGGGAAACAACGCCGGTCACACCATCGTGGTGAACGGCGAGAAGTTCGACACCCACCTGCTTCCCTCCACGATCCTGAACCCGGACTGCGTGCCGGTGATCGCCAACGGCGTGGTGGTGGACCCGGCGGCGCTGTTCAGCGAGATCGACGGCTTCGCGGCCCGCGGCGTGCACGTGGACAACCTGGTGGTCTCCGCCAACGCGCACCTGATCACCAGCTACCACACCACGCTGGACAAGGTCACCGAGCGGTTCCTCGGCAAGAACCTGATCGGCACCACCGGCCGCGGCATCGGCCCGACGTACGCCGACAAGATCAGCCGCTCGGGGATCCGGGTCGCCGACCTGTTCGACGAGAAGATCCTTCGCCAGAAGATCGAGGCCGCGCTCGACTTCAAGAACCAGGTGCTGGCCAAGGTCTACAACCGCCGCGCGATCGACGCCGACCAGGTGGTCGAGGAGCTGCTCTCCTTCGTCGACCGGCTGCGGCCGATGGTCGCCGACACCAGCCTGCTGCTCAACCGGGCGCTCGACGACGGCAAGACGGTGCTCTTCGAGGGCGCCCAGGCCACGATGCTCGACGTCGACCACGGCACCTACCCGTTCGTGACCTCGTCCTCGCCGGTCAGCGGCGGCGTCTGCACCGGTGCCGGTGTCGGTCCGACCCGGATCGACCGGGTGATCGGCGTGATCAAGGCCTACACCACCCGGGTCGGCTCGGGACCGTTCCCGACCGAGCTGCACGACGAGGACGGCGAGAAGCTGCGCACCGTCGGCGGCGAGTTCGGCGTCACCACCGGCCGGCCGCGCCGCTGCGGCTGGTACGACGCGGTGATCGCGCGGTACGCCGCCCGGGTCAACGGGCTCACCGAGTTCTGCCTCACCAAGCTCGACGTGCTCGGCGACTGGGAGCGGATCCCGGTGTGCGTGGGCTACGAGATAGACGGCGTCCGGCACGACGAGATGCCGATGACCCAGTCGGAGTTCCACCACGCCAAGCCCGTCTACGAGTTCTTCGACGGCTGGAACAGCGACATCTCCGGCGCCCGCAGCTTCGAGGACCTGCCGAAGAACGCGCAGATCTACGTCCGCGCCCTCGAGGAGATGTCCGGCGCGCCGTTCTGGGCGGTCGGCGTCGGCCCGAGCCGCGAGCAGACCGTGGTCCTGCGGTGA
- a CDS encoding diacylglycerol/lipid kinase family protein — MDPLLLITNSGAGSNEAERLEEALHVLRAHADVEVAETQDQGELDGVLHRRGGRRVVVAGGDGSLHAVVAALHRRHELADAVVGLLPLGTGNDFARGVGIPLDPAEAAEVVVSGEVMPVDLIVDCVGEIVVNNVHVGVGAQASHNAKSWKWLGRAGYVVGAFTAAVRPPFYRFRVEVDGEVVADLDRHLVQVAIGNGSTIGGGTEITPHAVTGDGKLDVMVSFAVGPLSRFGYAALLRVGRHVEHEDVLYVRGSTVSVAGEQFYCSADGELYGPERKRTWHVEPAAFRMPLPVRND, encoded by the coding sequence GTGGACCCCCTCCTTCTGATCACCAACTCCGGAGCCGGCAGCAACGAGGCCGAGCGGCTCGAGGAGGCCCTGCACGTGCTGCGCGCGCACGCCGACGTCGAGGTCGCCGAGACCCAGGACCAGGGCGAGCTGGACGGCGTCCTGCACCGCCGGGGCGGCCGCCGGGTCGTCGTGGCCGGCGGGGACGGCAGCCTGCACGCCGTGGTCGCCGCGCTGCACCGCCGTCACGAGCTCGCCGACGCGGTGGTCGGGCTGCTCCCGCTGGGCACCGGCAACGACTTCGCCCGCGGGGTCGGGATCCCGCTGGACCCGGCCGAGGCGGCCGAGGTGGTCGTCTCCGGGGAGGTGATGCCGGTCGACCTGATCGTCGACTGCGTCGGAGAGATCGTGGTCAACAACGTGCACGTCGGTGTCGGCGCGCAGGCCAGCCACAACGCCAAGTCGTGGAAGTGGCTGGGTCGCGCCGGGTACGTCGTCGGGGCGTTCACCGCCGCCGTCCGGCCGCCGTTCTACCGCTTCCGGGTGGAGGTCGACGGCGAGGTGGTCGCCGACCTGGACCGGCATCTGGTCCAGGTGGCGATCGGCAACGGCTCCACCATCGGCGGCGGCACCGAGATCACCCCGCACGCGGTCACCGGGGACGGCAAGCTCGACGTGATGGTCTCGTTCGCGGTCGGGCCGCTCTCCCGGTTCGGCTACGCCGCGCTGCTGCGGGTCGGCCGCCACGTGGAGCACGAGGACGTGCTCTACGTCCGTGGCAGCACCGTCTCCGTGGCCGGCGAGCAGTTCTACTGCAGCGCCGACGGCGAGCTCTACGGTCCGGAGCGCAAGCGCACCTGGCACGTCGAGCCCGCGGCGTTCCGGATGCCGCTCCCGGTCCGCAACGACTGA
- a CDS encoding helix-turn-helix transcriptional regulator: MTTPPVPLQAADVLTTPGFTVFDEQAYRVLLRDAPLDVADVPALLDLSEDEAAEVLVRLSAVGLVDVRDGTVVAAAPGAALHRVIGDETRRLERARDQLETLRRLIPTLEAEYRAAQEPRRVDERLRTIPAGEVLVTLRSLAASTGGDLLWLRPDQWRFADGPLADRWVEDLLSEGRRSRVIYPARVLEEAPDIVRRRADHGEHVRVLADLPGRLAVIGDSAAMLPRRFDQPDDLVLVIEQPALVQALTMFFESLWDMALVVPGIGDQIDTKASSAQRLLLDQLTRGAKDEQIARTLGLSLRTVRRRIAEVMDELGAASRFQAGVEAVRRGWL, translated from the coding sequence ATGACCACTCCGCCGGTTCCCCTGCAGGCCGCTGACGTGCTCACCACCCCCGGGTTCACGGTGTTCGACGAGCAGGCCTACCGGGTGCTGCTGCGCGACGCTCCGCTGGACGTCGCCGACGTCCCCGCCCTGCTCGACCTGTCGGAGGACGAGGCCGCCGAGGTGCTGGTCCGGCTGAGCGCGGTCGGCCTGGTCGACGTCCGGGACGGCACCGTCGTCGCCGCGGCCCCCGGAGCGGCCCTGCACCGGGTGATCGGCGACGAGACCCGCCGCCTCGAGCGGGCCCGCGACCAGCTGGAGACGCTGCGCCGGCTGATCCCCACGCTCGAGGCGGAGTACCGCGCCGCCCAGGAGCCGCGCCGCGTCGACGAGCGGCTCCGGACCATCCCGGCCGGCGAGGTCCTGGTGACGCTGCGCAGCCTGGCGGCCTCGACCGGCGGGGACCTGCTCTGGCTGCGGCCCGACCAGTGGCGGTTCGCCGACGGCCCGCTGGCGGACCGCTGGGTCGAGGACCTGCTCTCGGAGGGGCGACGCTCGCGGGTGATCTACCCCGCCCGGGTGCTCGAGGAGGCGCCGGACATCGTGCGCCGCCGCGCCGACCACGGCGAGCACGTCCGGGTGCTGGCGGACCTGCCGGGACGGCTCGCGGTGATCGGTGACTCCGCGGCGATGCTCCCGCGGCGCTTCGACCAGCCCGACGACCTGGTCCTGGTCATCGAGCAGCCCGCGCTGGTGCAGGCCCTGACGATGTTCTTCGAGAGCCTCTGGGACATGGCGCTGGTGGTGCCCGGCATCGGCGACCAGATCGACACCAAGGCCTCGAGCGCCCAGCGACTGCTGCTCGACCAGCTCACCCGGGGAGCCAAGGACGAGCAGATCGCCCGGACCCTGGGGCTGAGCCTGCGCACGGTGCGGCGCCGGATCGCCGAGGTGATGGACGAGCTGGGGGCGGCGTCACGGTTCCAGGCCGGCGTGGAGGCGGTCCGCCGCGGCTGGCTCTGA
- a CDS encoding DUF3151 domain-containing protein translates to MTFQDLMAGPPPTYLPEDPAAAELADGAAAADVVRRHPESPQAWATLAEAALADDATDDVTAYAYARVGYHRSLDQLRRNGWKGHGPVPWEHEPNRGFLRALAALATAAGRIGETPEEQRCRDFLRDSSAEAADALLG, encoded by the coding sequence ATGACCTTCCAGGACCTGATGGCCGGCCCGCCCCCGACGTACCTCCCCGAGGACCCCGCCGCCGCCGAGCTCGCCGACGGCGCCGCAGCCGCGGACGTCGTACGTCGTCACCCGGAGTCGCCGCAGGCCTGGGCCACCCTGGCCGAGGCGGCGCTCGCCGACGACGCCACCGACGACGTGACCGCGTACGCCTACGCCCGGGTCGGCTACCACCGCAGCCTGGACCAGCTGCGCCGCAACGGCTGGAAGGGCCACGGGCCGGTGCCGTGGGAGCACGAGCCGAACCGCGGCTTCCTGCGCGCGCTGGCCGCCCTGGCCACCGCTGCCGGCCGGATCGGCGAGACCCCGGAGGAGCAGCGCTGCCGGGACTTCCTGCGCGACAGCAGCGCCGAGGCCGCCGACGCGCTCCTCGGCTGA
- a CDS encoding PTS transporter subunit EIIC: protein MGTDQPVAAAGAGARDRPGLDVLQRLGRSLMLPIAALPVAALLLRLGQPDMLGAGESGLALASRWPWLEPVATVLAAAGGALFSNLALLFAVGVAVGFARRSDGSTAVAAVVGYLTFDAVTTAMSPYVLDPATASSSVIDYEVFGGIVIGLVSAVLWERYRRIELPTYLAFFGGRRFVPIITALASLLVGVLMAFLYPAFDRGLTALGEWLVGNHVLGAGVYGFANRMLVPFGLHHLINSVPWFVVGSYETAGGDVVRGDVTRFLSGDPSAGAYMTGFFPIMMFALPAAALAIYHEAAPARRRLVKGVMLSGALTSFLTGITEPLEFAFMFVAWPLFVLHAVLTGTALALVNALGIKDGFAFSAGAIDYALNFTAATRPLLLIPVGLGYAALYYLLFRVAIRRLDLRTPGRERSRDESEASR, encoded by the coding sequence ATGGGGACCGATCAGCCGGTCGCGGCAGCCGGTGCCGGCGCGCGCGACCGGCCCGGGCTCGACGTGCTGCAACGGCTGGGGCGCAGCCTGATGCTGCCCATCGCCGCGCTGCCGGTCGCCGCGCTGCTGCTGCGGCTGGGACAGCCGGACATGCTCGGCGCCGGTGAGTCCGGTCTGGCGCTGGCCTCCCGCTGGCCGTGGCTCGAGCCGGTGGCGACCGTCCTGGCGGCGGCCGGCGGGGCGCTGTTCAGCAACCTGGCGCTGCTGTTCGCCGTCGGTGTGGCGGTCGGGTTCGCGCGTCGCTCCGACGGCTCGACGGCGGTCGCGGCCGTGGTGGGCTACCTGACCTTCGACGCGGTCACCACCGCGATGTCGCCCTACGTGCTGGATCCGGCGACCGCCTCCTCGTCGGTCATCGACTACGAGGTGTTCGGCGGCATCGTCATCGGCCTGGTGTCGGCGGTGCTGTGGGAGCGCTACCGGCGCATCGAGCTGCCGACGTACCTCGCGTTCTTCGGCGGGCGCCGCTTCGTCCCGATCATCACCGCGCTCGCCTCGCTGCTGGTCGGGGTGCTGATGGCGTTCCTCTACCCGGCCTTCGACCGCGGCCTCACCGCCCTGGGCGAGTGGCTGGTCGGCAACCACGTGCTCGGGGCCGGCGTCTACGGCTTCGCGAACCGGATGCTGGTGCCGTTCGGGCTGCACCACCTGATCAACTCGGTGCCCTGGTTCGTGGTCGGCTCCTACGAGACCGCGGGGGGCGACGTCGTGCGCGGCGACGTCACCCGCTTCCTCAGCGGCGACCCGAGCGCCGGCGCCTACATGACCGGCTTCTTCCCGATCATGATGTTCGCGCTGCCGGCGGCGGCGCTGGCGATCTACCACGAGGCGGCCCCCGCGCGGCGCCGGCTGGTCAAGGGCGTGATGCTCTCCGGGGCGCTGACCTCCTTCCTCACCGGGATCACCGAGCCGCTCGAGTTCGCGTTCATGTTCGTCGCCTGGCCGCTGTTCGTGCTGCACGCGGTGCTCACCGGGACCGCGCTGGCGCTGGTGAACGCGCTCGGCATCAAGGACGGCTTCGCGTTCTCCGCCGGCGCCATCGACTACGCCCTGAACTTCACCGCGGCCACCCGACCGCTGCTGCTGATCCCGGTCGGGCTGGGGTACGCCGCCCTCTACTACCTGCTGTTCCGGGTGGCCATCCGCCGCCTCGACCTGCGCACCCCGGGCCGGGAGCGGTCCCGCGACGAGTCCGAGGCCAGCCGCTGA